The genomic window CACGTCCATGCAATTGGGCATTACCTTTAGAGATTCTACAATCAACACGCTTCCTCCTTATCACACCTCTGGTTGGAATGTGTTTTTAACTCCATTATTGCACAAAGGAGCTCATATTGGTATGTTAGAAAAGTTTGACCCTAAAAAAGTACTTCAACTTCTAGAAGCTAACAAAACCACACTTTTTATGGCATTGCCAACCATGCTGTTAATGATGCAGAAAGACCCAAGTTTTAAAACCATTAGCTTAAAAAAATTACGATACATAATCTCAGGAGGTGAAAAAGTACCACCAGAGTTGGTTTCGCATTGGAAAACTGAAAAAGACATTTACATAAGACCTGGCTATGGTCTCACAGAAGCTGGTCCAAGCATCACTTCGCTACATCATAAAATGGCACAGTTAAAACCTAATTCTATAGGAAAACCCAACTTTTACCTCGAAACTAAAATTGTAGACAAAAACGGAAAAATTGTAAAAAACAATACCATTGGCGAACTCTGCATTAAAGGCAATATTGTAACACCTGGTTATTGGAACAACTCCGTAAAAACTAACAATAATATTAAAAGAGGTTGGCTATTTACAGGAGACTTTGCTTACAGAGATAACGAAGGTTACCTCTATATAAAAGGTCGCAAAAACGACATGTATATTTCTGGAGGAGAAAACATCTATCCGCAAGAAATAGAAACACATCTCGAAAGTCTTAAAGACATAAAAAAAGCCGTTGTACTAAGTGTAAAAGACGAAAAATGGGGAGAATGTGGCATTGCTTTTGTAACCTCAACTAATAAAACTATAACAGCGCAAGATGTTAGAGCACTTTTAAAAGATAAATTAGTAGCATACAAGCATCCAAAATATATCTTTTTTTTAGACGACATTCCATTAACTAGTATTGGTAAAGTCTCAAGAAAAAAATTGTTGAAATATTTCAATTCGGTAAAAACGTAACACAAATGAAACAATTCAAATTAGTTCTATTATTCACACTAATTAGCACTTCAATTTTCTCACAGCAACAAAAAGAACTTATGAAAGACGTACTTTCAGAATATAAATTCAAAATAAAAAACATAGCTTTAGATAGTTTAAACATAAGCTATATACAAGAAGGCAAAGGCGATACTACCTTATTATTTCTACATGGTTTAAGCAGTAACTCTGACGCTTGGTCTAAAAATATTGAAGTTCTAAAAGACAAGTACAATTGCATTGCTGTAGATTTGCCAGGTTACGGTAAGTCATCTAAGCCAATAGCAGACTATACTCCTACTTTTTTTGCTGATGTTACGTATCAATTTTTACAAAAATTAGAATTAAAAAATGTTGTTTTAATTGGGCATTCTATGGGTGGACAAGCTAGCATAAAACTTGCCACAAAACACCCTGAAGCTATCGAAAAACTCATTTTAGTAGCACCTGCAGGCTTAGAACAATTTGCTGAAAATGAAGGAGCTATGATAAAGAGTATTTATACTGCAGACATGGTAAAACACACCTCAGACGAGCAAATAAGAAAAAACTATGCGCTTAACTTTTTTAAACAACCAGAGGATGTGACTAAAATGATTGAAGACCGAATTAATATAAAATCATCATCAGATTTTGATGAGCACTGCGAGGCTATTGTAAAAAGTGTATCTGGTATGATAGACGATCCTGCTTTTGAAGATTTAAAAAACATCAACCAAGAGACACTTGTTATTTTTGGAAAGAATGACATGCTTATTCCTAATCGTTATTTTCACCCAACACTATCTGTAGAAAAAGTAGGCAAAATTGCGGAAGAACACATCAAATTAGTAACTGTAGAATTTATTGACGAATCCGGTCATTTTGTTCAATTTGAAAAACC from Winogradskyella sp. MH6 includes these protein-coding regions:
- a CDS encoding class I adenylate-forming enzyme family protein; translated protein: MNTLDWTAKWADYTPDKIAVTSYDSGEQYSFSDLNNYANRLVEKFKKIGLQEGNRIAILAEHSLEYIVLFVACQRLGIILVPLNYRFSVNEIQKLILDCTPSLFIYSSNHFEKFEELNITSNHIFNIKDIRHFYLDDTINIEPRSYKIKENNPLFIFYTSGTTGRPKGVIYTNKMLFWNSLNTSMQLGITFRDSTINTLPPYHTSGWNVFLTPLLHKGAHIGMLEKFDPKKVLQLLEANKTTLFMALPTMLLMMQKDPSFKTISLKKLRYIISGGEKVPPELVSHWKTEKDIYIRPGYGLTEAGPSITSLHHKMAQLKPNSIGKPNFYLETKIVDKNGKIVKNNTIGELCIKGNIVTPGYWNNSVKTNNNIKRGWLFTGDFAYRDNEGYLYIKGRKNDMYISGGENIYPQEIETHLESLKDIKKAVVLSVKDEKWGECGIAFVTSTNKTITAQDVRALLKDKLVAYKHPKYIFFLDDIPLTSIGKVSRKKLLKYFNSVKT
- a CDS encoding alpha/beta fold hydrolase is translated as MKQFKLVLLFTLISTSIFSQQQKELMKDVLSEYKFKIKNIALDSLNISYIQEGKGDTTLLFLHGLSSNSDAWSKNIEVLKDKYNCIAVDLPGYGKSSKPIADYTPTFFADVTYQFLQKLELKNVVLIGHSMGGQASIKLATKHPEAIEKLILVAPAGLEQFAENEGAMIKSIYTADMVKHTSDEQIRKNYALNFFKQPEDVTKMIEDRINIKSSSDFDEHCEAIVKSVSGMIDDPAFEDLKNINQETLVIFGKNDMLIPNRYFHPTLSVEKVGKIAEEHIKLVTVEFIDESGHFVQFEKPKDVNLLIERFVEAD